In Fusobacterium sp. IOR10, one genomic interval encodes:
- the epsC gene encoding serine O-acetyltransferase EpsC, producing the protein MFKNLNYDLENVVKLDPAARNKLEVLFLYSGIHSLISHRIAHFLYKKRIFFIARLISQISKVLTGIEIHPGAVIGKGLFIDHGNGVVIGETAEIGDNVMMYHQVTLGGTGNEKGVKRHPTVGDNCIIGTGAKLLGNITIGKNSKIGANSVVLINVPENATVVGIPGKVKKIG; encoded by the coding sequence ATGTTTAAGAATTTAAATTATGATTTGGAAAATGTAGTTAAGCTAGATCCAGCAGCTAGAAATAAGTTAGAAGTACTTTTTTTATACTCAGGAATTCATAGTTTGATCAGTCATAGGATAGCTCATTTTCTTTATAAAAAGAGAATATTTTTCATAGCTAGACTAATTTCTCAAATTTCAAAAGTTTTAACAGGAATAGAAATTCATCCAGGAGCTGTTATTGGAAAAGGTCTTTTTATAGATCATGGAAATGGTGTGGTAATTGGAGAAACAGCTGAAATTGGTGATAATGTGATGATGTATCATCAAGTAACCCTAGGGGGAACTGGTAATGAAAAGGGTGTGAAAAGACATCCAACTGTTGGAGATAATTGTATTATTGGAACAGGGGCTAAACTTCTTGGAAATATAACAATAGGAAAGAACAGTAAAATAGGAGCAAATTCAGTTGTACTGATAAATGTTCCAGAAAATGCAACTGTTGTAGGAATACCAGGAAAGGTAAAAAAAATAGGTTAA